A genomic segment from Cryptosporangium phraense encodes:
- a CDS encoding NtaA/DmoA family FMN-dependent monooxygenase (This protein belongs to a clade of FMN-dependent monooxygenases, within a broader family of flavin-dependent oxidoreductases, the luciferase-like monooxygenase (LMM) family, some of whose members use coenzyme F420 rather than FMN.), translating to MSRRTLKLGAILLGAGGPGQHHTWLDPDVAADASVDVHWYIARAREAEAAKFDLVFIVDSQFITPDSPNHYLSRLEPLTLLSAIAVHTTHIGLVGTATTSYNEPFNLARRLYSLDHISGGRAGWNVVTSGDAGTAGNYSRDEHYDYPTRYSRALEHVRVSQGLWDSYEADAFPRDKESKVFFDRTKQHALNHRGEFFQVVGPLNLERSRQGQPVIFQAGDSEDGRDLGAAIADAIFTHAATLEQARAFRTELRRRAAEKGRDPENVLIMPGIFPIVADTDDEARARETEILGAKSFDKALAELGRPFGWHDFRQYDLDAPFPDVDPGSSFRTQAEGIARHAREHGLTLRQVVQRQLDAGRSPFVGSPLTVATEIQRWFDGGGFDGVSISVNSPREFARFTDQVVPILRERGVVREEYEADTLRGNLGLPLPENRHTAARRTPEPVR from the coding sequence ATGTCTCGCCGCACCCTGAAACTCGGCGCCATCCTCCTCGGAGCCGGCGGTCCCGGTCAGCACCACACGTGGCTCGATCCGGACGTCGCCGCCGACGCGAGCGTCGACGTCCACTGGTACATCGCCCGAGCCCGCGAGGCCGAGGCGGCCAAGTTCGACCTCGTCTTCATCGTCGACAGCCAGTTCATCACGCCGGACTCGCCGAATCACTACCTCAGCCGGCTCGAGCCGTTGACCCTGCTGTCGGCGATCGCCGTGCACACCACGCACATCGGTCTGGTCGGCACGGCCACCACCTCGTACAACGAGCCGTTCAACCTGGCCCGGCGGCTCTACTCGCTCGACCACATCAGCGGCGGCCGCGCCGGCTGGAACGTCGTGACCAGCGGCGACGCCGGTACCGCGGGCAACTACAGCCGCGACGAGCACTACGACTACCCGACGCGGTACTCCCGGGCGCTCGAGCACGTCCGGGTGTCCCAGGGACTCTGGGACTCCTACGAGGCCGACGCGTTCCCGCGCGACAAGGAGAGCAAGGTCTTCTTCGACCGCACCAAGCAGCACGCGCTGAACCACCGCGGCGAGTTCTTCCAGGTCGTCGGCCCGCTCAACCTCGAGCGCTCCCGGCAGGGCCAGCCGGTGATCTTCCAGGCCGGCGACTCGGAAGACGGCCGCGACCTGGGCGCGGCGATCGCCGACGCGATCTTCACCCACGCGGCGACGCTCGAGCAGGCCCGGGCATTCCGCACCGAGCTCCGCCGTCGCGCGGCCGAGAAGGGACGCGACCCGGAGAACGTCCTGATCATGCCCGGGATCTTCCCGATCGTCGCCGACACCGACGACGAGGCCAGGGCCCGGGAGACCGAGATCCTCGGCGCGAAGAGCTTCGACAAGGCGCTGGCCGAACTCGGCCGCCCGTTCGGCTGGCACGACTTCCGCCAGTACGACCTGGACGCGCCGTTCCCCGACGTCGACCCGGGTAGCAGCTTCCGCACCCAGGCCGAGGGCATCGCCCGGCACGCCCGCGAGCACGGCCTCACGCTGCGCCAGGTGGTGCAGCGCCAGCTCGACGCCGGCCGGTCGCCGTTCGTCGGCTCGCCCCTGACCGTGGCGACCGAGATCCAGCGCTGGTTCGACGGCGGCGGCTTCGACGGCGTCAGCATCAGCGTCAACTCGCCGCGCGAGTTCGCCCGCTTCACCGATCAGGTCGTGCCGATCCTGCGCGAGCGGGGCGTCGTCCGCGAAGAGTACGAAGCGGACACCCTGCGCGGGAACCTCGGCCTTCCCCTCCCCGAGAACCGCCACACCGCGGCCCGGCGCACGCCGGAGCCGGTCCGATGA